A portion of the Malassezia japonica chromosome 3, complete sequence genome contains these proteins:
- the UBP6 gene encoding ubiquitinyl hydrolase 1 (BUSCO:EOG09263BGW; MEROPS:MER0004316; COG:O; EggNog:ENOG503NUIQ): MSTIPVKVKHNGQVYDIDLDTSAQGLSFKEAIAEKTRVPIERQKVMVKGGLLKDDTDLSKLNARVGQQFMVLGMAGDLPQAPAKPVQFLEDMKDEDLAKAANLKVGLTNLGNTCYLNSTLQVLRCIPELQSALDAYAGSASASDGEAGLTASLRDLFRELNKAPAAFPPLLFLTVLRKVAPQFAEMAEGGGGYAQQDAEEVYVRILNALGNCLATPGGGDRFVPEYLTGHMAIERSCPEAPQEAATSANEPFLVLQCNISNTTNEMTAGILESLTQPIEKHSEQLNRTAIYNEQSRISRLPMYLSVHFVRFYWRRDINKKTKIMRKVKFPLELDASTFATPDLQQRLAPVSHKCKAVAKEREERAKVRRRAKAHGTEQRAPSDAPSDAPSDAPSDAPRQEGSAISDEEERALRAKEHDEVEALIDPELRSDTGCNPSGLYELVGIVTHKGAAADAGHYISWVRKENESRDPLADLPSNEWYKFDDDKASVVDSDKVSTLYGGGEDSVAYILLYRARALP; this comes from the exons ATGAGCACGATTCCGGTCAAGGTGAAGCACAATGGCCAGGTG TACGATATCGATCTAGACACCTCTGCTCAAGGGCTTTCGTTTAAAGAGGCGATCGCCGAAAagacgcgcgtgccgatcgaGCGCCAAAAGGTCATGGTCAAGGGCGGCCTGCTCAAGGACGACACGGACCTGTCCAAGCTCaatgcgcgcgtcggccagcaGTTCATGGTGCTTGGTATGGCCGGCGATCtgccgcaggcgccggctAAGCCGGTGCAGTTCCTCGAGGATATgaaggacgaggacctggCCAAGGCG gcgaaTCTCAAGGTCGGTCTCACGAATCTCGGCAATACGTGCTACCTGAACTCGACGCTGCaggtgctgcgctgcaTCCCCGAGCTGCAGTCCGCGCTCGATGCGTACGCGGgtagcgcgagcgcgagcgacggcgaggcgggcctgaccgcctcgctgcgcgacctgtTCCGCGAGCTGAAcaaggcgccggccgccttCCCCCCGCTGCTCTTTCTCACCGtcctgcgcaaggtcgcGCCGCAGTTTGCCGAGATGGccgagggcggcggcggctacgcgcagcaggacgccgaggaggTGTATGTGCGCATCCTgaacgcgctcggcaactgcctcgcgacgccgggtGGCGGCGACCGCTTTGTGCCCGAGTACCTCACGGGGCACATGGCGATCGAGCGCTCGTgccccgaggcgccgcaagaggcggcgacgagcgccaaCGAGCCCTTCCTCGTGCTCCAGTGCAACATTTCCAACACCACCAACGAGATGACGGCGGGCATTCTCGAGAGCCTCACGCAGCCGATCGAGAAGCACTCGGAGCAGCTCAACCGCACTGCGATCTACAACGAGCAGAGCCGAATCTCGCGCCTGCCCATGTACCTCTCGGTGCACTTTGTGCGCTTTTACTGGCGCCGCGACATTAACAA AAAAACCAAGATTATGCGCAAGGTCAAGTTCCCCCTGGAGCTCGATGCGAGCACCTTTGCGACGCCCGACCTACAGCAACGCCTCGCGCCTGTGTCTCACAAGTGCAAGGCCGTAgccaaagagcgcgaggagcgtgccaaggtgcgccgccgtgccaAGGCGCATGGCAcggagcagcgtgcgccgagcgacgcgccgagcgatgcgccgagcgatgcgccgagcgaTGCGCCCCGCCAAGAAGGCAGCGCCATTTCcgacgaagaggagcgtgcgctgcgtgcaaaggagcacgacgaggtcgaggcgctgatcgaccccgagctgcgcagcgacacCGGGTGCAACCCCAGCGGGCTGTACGAGCTGGTGGGCATTGTGACGCACaaaggcgccgctgccgatgCCGGCCACTATATCTCGTGGGTGCGCAAAGAGAACGAGTCGCGCGACCCCCTCGCCGACTTGCCCTCGAACGAGTGGTACAAGTTTGACGACGACAAGGCATCGGTCGTCGACTCGGACAAGGTCTCGACGCTCTATGGCGGTGGCGAGGACTCGGTGGCGTACATTCTCCTGTaccgcgcgcgtgcgctgccgtAG
- the DEF1 gene encoding RNAPII degradation factor (EggNog:ENOG503NVE6; COG:S), protein MSTPQSGAAPRRAPNPRRRAAPRNRSANSAADDTEQVKALRAKYTNQLGMLQELFPDWSDEDLLFVLNESGGEVETAVGRISEGHAAQFASVKTKKQTRKEAAAATVAAPAAPAPAAAPQEPAAPARARTAERSARGRGAPTQSARAGRGGFRGVGGRGGAAGGGPVATTTDTKPITTTAQAFNVSQPSANKERTQEKPKTGMSWAQVARPVEPKPEPPAAVESAAVPSAPAPQSAPEPAIDSEITQPALVAAAAQMAAPEVPASAPVQVQQAQQQAQHQHQHQQHQQHQQYQQQQQAPRARGRAQNAPVVMPGGASALDRLGVQFGSLNFMAGDDGEPLAADEPAPRAERFEVDGKRDESSFQQPNLDAFKSNAFGGNGAYGLGGRPQGFEQAEELPATAAAQAPPAGAFASSSIYNTPLETQRNNLPYGSANTVGSAALHPVRADERASPVAAAAPPPPPALPTHPDAQAQQPFPNVMPYYYPYYMPNQFQHYASPAGGFGQYQVYGGQPQHPSKPEQTPPASLASAYSHHGAPVDTSAVYGTQTPPPHFQPHNATSASYDSQGFGQRMPNLGHANSDFKLQGNAEADAGGLPALTNFLTAGQTPQGSIPPQARGSAQNSTATNSSPLDYRSFDGKSPAGGANRAQPAAQPGAAQPAPQQPAQQQHPAYYQQYAGNFGHQGNAYNGYSYGRQQPYWG, encoded by the coding sequence ATGTCGACACCGCAGAGTGGCGCCGCACcccgccgtgcgccgaatccgcggcgtcgtgccgccCCGCGCAACCGCAGCGCGAACTCGGCCGCAGACGACACGGAGCAGGTCAAGGCGCTCCGTGCAAAATACACGAACCAGCTCGGCATGCTCCAGGAGCTCTTTCCGGACTGGTCCGACGAAGACCTCTTGTTCGTGCTCAACGAAAGCGGCGGCGAAGTCGAGAcggccgtcggccgcaTCAGCGAGggccacgccgcgcagtTCGCGTCGGTAAAGACTAAAAAGCAGACCCGCAAGGAGGCTGCCGCGGCTaccgtcgccgcgccggccgccccggcgccggccgccgctccGCAGGAGCccgcggcaccggcgcgcgcccgcaccgccgagcgcagcgcccgtggccgtggcgcaccgacgcaaTCTGCCCGcgcgggccgcggcggttTCCgtggcgtcggcggccgcggcggcgcggcgggcggcggcccgGTCGCGACGACCACCGACACGAAGCCGATCACGACCACTGCACAGGCGTTCAACGTGAGCCAGCCGAGTGCGAATAAGGAGCGTACACAGGAGAAGCCCAAGACGGGCATGAGCTgggcgcaggtcgcgcgccCGGTCGAGCCGAagcccgagccgcccgCTGCGGTCGAGAGCGCCGctgtgccgagcgcgccggcgccgcagtcCGCGCCGGAGCCTGCGATCGACAGCGAGATTACGCAGCCCGCACTcgtggcggccgccgcgcagatggcggcgcccgaggtgccggcgtcggcgccggtgcaggtgcagcaggcgcagcagcaggcgcagcaccagcaccagcaccagcagcaccagcagcaccagcagtaccagcagcagcagcaggcccCCCGTGCCCGTGGCCGCGCGCAAAACGCGCCTGTGGTCATGCCTGGTggtgcctcggcgctcgaccgccttgGTGTGCAGTTTGGCTCTCTGAACTTTAtggcgggcgacgacggTGAGCCGCTTGCTGCGGACGAGCCCGCGCCCCGTGCCGAGCGTTTCGAAGTGGACGgcaagcgcgacgagtcgTCGTTCCAGCAGCCGAACCTCGACGCGTTCAAGAGCAATGCGTTTGGCGGCAACGGTGCGTACGGTCTCGGTGGCCGTCCCCAAGGCTTTGAGCAGGCGGAGGAGCTGCCTGCcacggccgctgcgcaggcccccccggccggcgcgtttgcctcgtcgtcgatctACAACACCCccctcgagacgcagcgcaacAACCTGCCGTACGGCAGTGCGAACACGGTCGGCTctgctgcgctgcacccCGTCCGTGCGGATGAGCGTGCGTCGCCTgtggcggcggctgccCCCCCGCCCCCCCCCGCGCTGCCCACGCATCCcgatgcgcaggcgcagcagcccTTCCCGAACGTGATGCCCTACTACTACCCCTACTACATGCCCAACCAGTTCCAGCACTATGCTTCGCCTGCCGGAGGCTTTGGTCAGTACCAGGTGTACGGCGGGCAGCCGCAGCACCCCTCCAAACCCGAGCAGACGCCGCCTGCGAGCCTTGCGTCGGCCTACTCGCACCACGGTGCGCCTGTCgacacgagcgccgtgtaCGGCACgcagacgccgccgccgcactTCCAGCCGCACAATGCAACCAGCGCATCGTACGACTCGCAAGGCTTTGGCCAGCGCATGCCCAACCTCGGCCACGCGAACAGCGACTTTAAGCTGCAAGGcaacgccgaggcggacgccggcggcctgcCCGCGCTGACCAACTTTTTGACCGCGGGCCAGACCCCCCAGGGCTCCATCCCCCCCCAGGcccgcggcagcgcgcaaAACAGCACGGCGACCAACTCGAGCCCCCTCGACTACCGCTCCTTTGACGGCAAGTCGCCCGCGGGCGGTGCGAACCGTGCGCAGCCAGCCGCGCagcccggcgcggcacagcctgcgccgcagcagccggCTCAGCAGCAGCATCCCGCGTACTACCAGCAGTACGCGGGCAACTTTGGCCACCAAGGCAACGCGTACAACGGCTATTCCTACGGCCGCCAGCAGCCCTACTGGGGATAA
- a CDS encoding uncharacterized protein (EggNog:ENOG503P77V; COG:K), with protein sequence MPTDPDPMLFQQGGGRDLYDTSFPPSSPMSSSGLRDPFQSQPVFSALGLDTIGGEPSLHPGAMLWQDLRSEAHETSDSWTNASSDMLPGVSNLSLSTPSQRSQTIHSISSEDTIGDTATVLSPTREAQQTPMTPIKNVSRGAQGMSRPPSPPISSLDDETPMKAPDEPFHGAFLYELSATPPSMMPHGVPPMTPLTEARRATIDDPRSLQNHSVRTHRSGPSISSSSAISASTPEYGSAHSIASSLDLRSPGFPHEGHGERMSPHKAPTLPYGAEMYAAMQHHQAPPYYQVPFTPQSAAAISRQGLHGPISLDEPFGTPEQFMSPLSSGGMPPYMSPSAVPPYMSPLHSGGGAPPTMSPGLLFQESGAPGGPKVMSRVASAPTLHSPLPHWSAEQERGMCTPLQEPMSFPASPASHSAHLPVNSTAMARKCYTPYAKTTPALYGSPLEMDPFYVPGGLSSSKSMNAIGSPVPLSPMTPSANRRRSRMPESTSMPGEQMTSLLEYEAAQSAARARGRNAGPPPLVVSSADKLHVCHCGRRFKRMEHLKRHNRTHTQERPHKCPVESCGKSFGRSDNLAQHLKTHYRPAGLVSRASEVAQPEPVEPARPRDRRHDPYAAAAAAAAAASAAMGAPHDIKPEPQGV encoded by the coding sequence ATGCCGACCGACCCCGATCCGATGTTGTTTCAGCAAGGGGGGGGACGCGATTTGTACGACACGAGCTTCCCCCCGTCCTCGCCGATGAGCTCGAGCGGGCTGCGTGATCCGTTCCAGTCTCAGCCCGTGTTTTCTGCGCTGGGACTCGACAcgatcggcggcgagccgtCGCTGCACCCCGGCGCCATGCTCTGGCAGGACCTGCGCAGCGAAGCGCACGAGACGAGCGACTCGTGGACCAATGCGTCCTCGGACATGCTCCCGGGCGTGTCCAACCTCAGCCtgagcacgccgtcgcagcGATCGCAGACCATCCACTCGATCTCCTCTGAAGACACGATCGGAGACACAGCCACCGTCCTTTCCCCtacgcgcgaggcgcagcagacgCCCATGACGCCGATCAAGAAcgtctcgcgcggcgcacagggCATGTCGCGCCCCCCCTCGCCCCCGATTTCGTCGCTGGACGACGAAACTCCGATGAAAGCCCCCGACGAGCCTTTTCACGGCGCATTTCTGTACGAGCTcagcgccacgccgccgagcatgATGCCCCATGGCGTGCCCCCTATGACGCCACTCACCgaggcacggcgcgcgacgatcgACGACCCACGCTCCCTCCAAAACcacagcgtgcgcacgcaccgctcGGGGCCGAGcatctcgtcgtcctcggcgatTTCCGCGTCCACGCCCGAGTACGGCTCAGCGCACAGCATCGCCTCGTCACTCGACCTGCGCTCGCCAGGCTTTCCGCACGAAGgccacggcgagcgcatgtCGCCCCACAAGGCGCCCACCCtgccgtacggcgcggAAATGTACGCCGCGATGCAGCACCACCAGGCCCCGCCGTACTACCAGGTGCCCTTTACGCCAcaaagcgccgcggccatcTCGCGACAGGGGCTGCACGGGCCCATCTCGCTAGACGAGCCGTTTGGCACGCCAGAGCAGTTCATGTCCCCGCTGAGCTCGGGGGGGATGCCGCCGTAcatgtcgccgagcgccgtgccgccgtaCATGTCGCCGTTGCactcgggcggcggcgcgccgccgaccatGTCCCCCGGCCTCCTCTTCCAGgaaagcggcgcgccaggcgggCCCAAGGTGatgtcgcgcgtcgcctcggcgccgacgctccaCTCCCCGCTTCCCCACTGGTCCGCTGAGCAGGAGCGGGGGAtgtgcacgccgctgcaggaGCCCATGTCCTTcccggcgtcgcccgcctcgcACTCGGCGCACCTCCCGGTGAACTCGACGGCAATGGCACGCAAGTGCTACACGCCGTACGCCAAGACGACGCCGGCCCTGTACGGCTCGCCGCTGGAAATGGACCCATTTTACGTTCCGGGCGGACTGAGCTCCTCGAAAAGCATGAATGCGATCGGCTCCCCTGTTCCCCTCTCCCCCATGACCCCGTCGGCGAACCGCCGGCGGTCGCGCATGCCCGAGAGCACAAGCATGCCGGGCGAGCAAATGACCTCGCTCCTCGAATACGAGGCCGCAcagagcgccgcacgcgcgcggggGCGCAATGctgggccgccgccgctcgtcgtgaGCAGCGCGGACAAGCTGCACGTATGCCACTGTGGCCGCCGGTTCAAGCGCATGGAGCACCTCAAGCGCCACAACCGGACGCACACACAGGAGCGGCCACACAAGTGCCCGGTAGAGTCGTGCGGCAAGAGCTTTGGGCGTTCGGATAATCTCGCACAGCACCTCAAGACGCACTACCGACCAGCGGGTCTGGTCAGCCGTGCGTCGGAGGTGGCGCAGCCCGAGCCTGTCGAGCCCGCACGGCCCCGCGACCGGCGGCACGACCCGTacgctgccgctgccgccgccgctgccgccgcgtcggcggcgatggGCGCCCCCCACGATATCAAGCCAGAACCCCAGGGCGTATAG